Proteins from a genomic interval of Chroococcidiopsis thermalis PCC 7203:
- a CDS encoding microviridin/marinostatin family tricyclic proteinase inhibitor yields the protein MNSRNLNSPIPFFAHFLEGQFGAELSEAEMASVSGGNEYATTLAYPSDVDVDGGNKGYEFPSIDVPKMPSMPEFPKFPSISDYYKK from the coding sequence ATGAATTCACGAAATTTAAATTCACCAATTCCTTTTTTCGCCCACTTTCTAGAAGGACAATTTGGAGCAGAACTTTCAGAAGCAGAAATGGCATCTGTGAGTGGTGGTAACGAATATGCAACAACGCTAGCATATCCATCTGACGTTGACGTTGACGGTGGTAATAAAGGTTATGAATTCCCATCGATCGATGTACCCAAAATGCCATCTATGCCTGAGTTTCCAAAGTTTCCATCAATCTCTGATTATTACAAGAAATAA
- a CDS encoding glycoside hydrolase, producing the protein MPHPLYVAFVWHQHQPLYKSRDRSSASTSNQYRLPWVRLHGTKDYLDLVLILERYPKLHQTVNLVPSLILQLEDYIAGTAFDPYLTVSLTPTEQLQREQQQFIIANFFDANHHTLIDPHPRYAELYHQRQERGAAWCLDNWQKEDYGDLLAWHNLVWIDPIFWDDPEIAQWLQQGRGFTLSDRQRIYSKQREIISRIVPQHRHMQKTGQLEVTTSPYTHPILPLLADTNSGRVAVPNMDLPNYRFQWAEDIPRHLQKAWELYEDRFGQVPRGLWPSEQSVSPEILPYIIKQGFNWIVSDEAVLGWTLKHFFHRDGAGNVIEPELLYRPYRLQTAAGDLSIVFRDHRLSDLIGFTYGSMPPKRAAADLVGHLESIAHQLKHHQEGDRTSLEQPWLVTIALDGENCWEYYPQDGKPFLENLYQTLSNHPHIKLVTVSEFIDAFPPTATIPGEKLHSGSWVDGSFTTWIGDPAKNRAWDLLAAAREVLAQHPEATEENNPEVWEALYAAEGSDWFWWFGEGHSSNHDAIFDQLFREHLCGIYQALNQPVPPVLLRPVEIHAAPADHRPQSFIHPNIDGMGDEQDWDKAGRLEVGGARGTMHQSSTVQRIWYGVDHLNFYLRLDFKTGAKPGQDLPPELNLLWFYPDRTMHNSPAPLVDLPEQSPMNYMFHHRLEVNLLTQSVHFQEAGEHYQWHPRASRAQVALERCLEVAVPWADLQMPPDYPLRLVLVLADEGRFQQYLPENALIPIEVP; encoded by the coding sequence ATGCCCCATCCTTTATACGTTGCATTCGTCTGGCATCAGCACCAACCACTGTATAAAAGTCGCGATCGCAGTTCTGCTTCTACATCCAATCAGTATCGCTTGCCGTGGGTCAGGTTGCACGGGACAAAAGACTATCTGGATTTGGTGTTAATTCTAGAGCGTTATCCTAAGTTACATCAAACGGTTAACCTCGTTCCTTCTCTGATTCTGCAACTAGAAGATTACATTGCTGGGACTGCTTTCGATCCATATCTGACAGTTAGCTTGACACCTACAGAGCAACTGCAAAGGGAGCAGCAACAATTTATTATTGCTAACTTTTTTGATGCCAACCATCATACCCTGATCGATCCCCACCCCCGTTATGCAGAGTTGTACCATCAACGGCAGGAACGCGGTGCAGCTTGGTGTTTAGACAATTGGCAGAAGGAAGATTACGGCGATCTACTGGCTTGGCATAATTTAGTTTGGATCGATCCAATTTTTTGGGACGACCCCGAAATTGCTCAATGGTTGCAGCAAGGTCGGGGTTTTACTTTAAGCGATCGCCAGCGGATTTATTCTAAACAAAGGGAAATTATCAGTCGGATTGTCCCCCAACATCGCCACATGCAAAAAACGGGGCAATTAGAAGTTACTACCTCGCCTTATACTCATCCAATTCTGCCTTTACTTGCCGATACTAACTCCGGTCGGGTTGCCGTACCGAATATGGATCTGCCTAACTACCGCTTTCAGTGGGCAGAAGATATTCCGCGTCACTTGCAAAAAGCATGGGAGTTATACGAAGACCGCTTTGGACAAGTACCCAGGGGTTTGTGGCCCTCCGAACAGTCTGTCAGCCCTGAAATTCTCCCCTATATTATCAAGCAAGGATTTAATTGGATCGTCTCTGATGAAGCCGTTTTAGGGTGGACGCTCAAGCACTTTTTCCACCGTGACGGGGCGGGAAATGTCATCGAACCAGAATTGTTATACCGTCCCTATCGCTTGCAGACAGCAGCGGGAGATTTATCTATTGTCTTTCGCGATCATCGACTGTCTGATTTAATTGGTTTTACCTATGGGTCGATGCCACCTAAACGCGCCGCAGCAGATTTGGTGGGACATTTGGAGTCGATCGCCCATCAGCTCAAACATCACCAAGAAGGAGATCGGACTAGCTTAGAACAACCTTGGCTCGTCACGATTGCATTAGATGGAGAAAACTGCTGGGAATACTATCCTCAAGATGGCAAACCCTTCTTAGAAAACTTATATCAAACTCTCAGCAACCATCCTCATATCAAACTCGTCACCGTCTCGGAATTTATCGACGCTTTTCCCCCAACTGCAACAATTCCAGGTGAGAAATTACACAGCGGTTCCTGGGTAGATGGCAGCTTTACCACTTGGATTGGCGACCCGGCAAAAAATCGAGCTTGGGACTTGCTAGCAGCAGCGAGAGAGGTATTGGCACAGCATCCAGAGGCGACAGAAGAGAATAACCCCGAAGTTTGGGAAGCTTTGTACGCTGCTGAGGGTTCCGATTGGTTTTGGTGGTTTGGTGAAGGTCATTCCTCCAATCACGATGCTATCTTCGACCAGTTATTTCGAGAGCATTTGTGTGGTATTTATCAAGCCTTAAATCAACCCGTTCCTCCAGTGCTGTTGCGTCCGGTGGAAATTCATGCTGCTCCAGCCGACCATCGCCCCCAAAGCTTCATTCATCCTAATATTGATGGCATGGGCGACGAGCAAGACTGGGACAAAGCCGGACGCTTAGAAGTTGGGGGAGCGCGGGGAACGATGCATCAAAGCAGCACGGTACAGCGCATTTGGTATGGGGTAGATCACCTAAATTTCTATCTCAGATTAGATTTCAAAACAGGAGCAAAGCCAGGTCAGGACTTGCCACCAGAACTCAATTTACTCTGGTTCTATCCCGATCGCACCATGCATAACAGCCCCGCACCTTTGGTAGACTTGCCAGAGCAATCGCCAATGAACTATATGTTTCACCATCGCTTGGAAGTTAACTTACTGACACAATCGGTTCACTTTCAAGAGGCGGGAGAACACTATCAATGGCATCCCCGCGCCAGTCGCGCTCAAGTAGCGTTGGAGCGTTGTTTAGAAGTCGCAGTTCCTTGGGCAGATCTGCAAATGCCACCTGATTACCCTTTACGCTTAGTTTTAGTATTGGCGGACGAGGGTAGATTCCAGCAGTATTTACCTGAGAATGCTTTGATTCCGATTGAAGTACCCTAG
- a CDS encoding NifU family protein — MELTTDNVETVLDEMRPYLMSDGGNVELVELDGPIVRLRLQGACGSCPSSTMTLRMGIERRLREMIPEIAEVEQVI; from the coding sequence ATGGAACTTACAACAGATAATGTAGAAACAGTTTTGGATGAAATGCGCCCCTATCTGATGTCAGATGGTGGCAACGTAGAACTCGTCGAACTCGACGGTCCAATCGTGCGGTTGCGGTTACAAGGAGCTTGTGGTTCTTGCCCTAGTTCTACCATGACTCTGAGAATGGGAATCGAGCGCCGTTTGCGGGAAATGATCCCCGAAATCGCTGAAGTCGAACAAGTAATCTAG
- a CDS encoding DUF3386 domain-containing protein, which yields MTEQTSARDLFKTAYENRYTWDENFPGYSADVQLTQGNEVYTGRIRINRDLSVEVTGIEDEKVQESVYTQLRDIVTHRKRSQFEQSHGKNEFSLGKLDDSGAVEILVKGDAMGSNYKVRGTEICQVSRVMGRMAFVIDTHDSLDTGGGYVASRYDAVFRNPQTNEVIKVLKFQDFYEKFGDYYVMTKQTVEDYQQQERIKTEFNFSNIKLLEAVAV from the coding sequence ATGACAGAGCAAACAAGTGCGCGAGACTTATTCAAGACGGCTTATGAAAACCGCTATACCTGGGATGAAAACTTTCCTGGTTACAGCGCAGACGTGCAATTGACGCAAGGTAATGAAGTCTACACGGGTAGAATTCGGATAAATCGCGATTTGAGCGTAGAAGTTACAGGCATAGAAGACGAAAAAGTACAAGAAAGCGTTTATACGCAGCTACGAGATATTGTTACTCACCGCAAGCGATCGCAATTCGAGCAGTCTCACGGCAAAAATGAGTTTAGCCTCGGTAAACTCGATGACAGTGGCGCAGTAGAAATCCTGGTCAAAGGCGATGCTATGGGTTCTAACTATAAAGTGCGCGGTACGGAGATTTGCCAAGTCAGCCGCGTTATGGGTCGCATGGCTTTTGTCATCGATACTCACGATAGCTTAGATACAGGCGGAGGGTACGTAGCTAGTCGCTACGATGCGGTGTTCCGCAATCCCCAAACTAACGAAGTCATCAAGGTATTAAAGTTTCAAGACTTTTACGAAAAATTTGGTGACTATTACGTCATGACCAAGCAAACCGTAGAAGACTATCAGCAACAAGAACGAATTAAAACTGAGTTTAACTTCTCTAATATCAAACTACTAGAGGCTGTTGCTGTTTAG
- a CDS encoding GAF domain-containing hybrid sensor histidine kinase/response regulator: MFVESFDLRCVELSLVMSANTDSHQPAFTSSFESFGMNSSGSLSSLGAELAYVQDSSGCYLYFSWQQADSVGLQQERIVGQSLEQTFGPLDPTPYLRRVQRILESLVPERCHCVFRYGQKLFGFELAISPILPATGSATSVLVIGRHLEEIDNEVVADVYSELATTAMGSLGSVSSKKLLSQIARNIRRTLDLNTIWQQTVESLGQALGVSHCIICSYRPEDLHLQVVAEYRQMAVRSMLGQSIDIMHEPGYCQALETLAPVAIEKTENPQFQQSILLLATVDRDKPNGLICLQHCERSLQPQTHSNSMLHPIPRLRQWTTEEIELVRDLADQIGTAIAHATLYKQLEEARQQAEEASRLKSEFLANTSHELRTPLNGMLGFLKLVLEGMADDPEEQEEFIQEAYRSGLHLLNIINDILDIAKIEAGKMDLELGQVRLNELFSDLEDFTRTQAEQKNLSLQIQLPPTADEIIVLGNYQRLLQVMLNLVGNAIKFTHEGGVTISADITRKKTIFQNQVLPGMVKVRVADTGIGVSLDKQDKLFQSFSQVDGSRTRQYGGTGLGLTISQKLVEAMGGTVNFYSMGEGLGSTVTFTVPLYQEPLMVLGLGDGE; the protein is encoded by the coding sequence ATGTTTGTCGAGTCATTCGACTTGCGCTGTGTCGAACTATCTTTAGTAATGAGTGCTAATACAGATTCCCATCAGCCAGCTTTCACATCTTCATTCGAGTCATTTGGTATGAATTCCAGCGGCTCTCTATCATCTCTAGGAGCTGAATTAGCCTACGTACAGGATAGCTCGGGTTGCTATCTTTATTTCTCATGGCAACAAGCCGATAGTGTAGGTTTGCAGCAAGAGCGGATTGTAGGACAATCTTTAGAACAGACATTTGGACCTTTAGATCCAACTCCCTACTTAAGACGGGTGCAAAGGATTTTGGAAAGTCTTGTTCCCGAACGCTGTCACTGTGTATTTCGCTACGGACAAAAATTGTTTGGATTTGAGTTGGCAATTAGCCCAATTTTACCCGCAACGGGATCGGCTACTTCTGTTTTAGTCATAGGGCGACACTTAGAAGAAATAGACAACGAAGTGGTAGCCGATGTCTATTCGGAATTGGCGACTACGGCAATGGGATCGCTCGGTTCAGTTTCGTCTAAAAAGCTTCTCAGTCAAATTGCGCGTAACATCCGCCGCACGTTAGATCTAAATACAATTTGGCAGCAAACTGTAGAAAGTTTGGGTCAAGCCTTGGGTGTCAGTCATTGTATTATCTGCTCGTATAGACCGGAAGATCTCCATTTACAAGTGGTAGCTGAGTATCGCCAAATGGCAGTGCGATCGATGCTGGGTCAATCAATTGATATCATGCACGAACCAGGTTACTGTCAGGCTTTAGAGACTCTTGCACCTGTGGCGATCGAAAAGACAGAAAATCCCCAGTTTCAACAATCAATCTTACTATTAGCAACGGTCGATCGCGATAAGCCTAACGGCTTAATTTGCTTGCAGCATTGCGAACGCAGCCTTCAACCACAGACTCACAGTAATTCGATGTTGCATCCGATCCCTCGCTTACGCCAGTGGACGACGGAAGAAATCGAGTTAGTCCGAGATTTAGCCGATCAAATTGGTACGGCGATCGCCCATGCTACTCTCTACAAGCAGCTAGAAGAAGCTCGCCAACAAGCAGAAGAAGCCTCTCGCCTTAAAAGCGAATTTCTCGCTAACACTTCCCACGAACTCCGCACGCCGCTCAATGGAATGCTGGGATTTTTAAAGTTAGTGCTGGAGGGGATGGCAGACGATCCTGAAGAACAGGAAGAATTTATCCAAGAAGCCTATCGCTCTGGCTTGCACCTGCTCAATATCATTAACGACATTCTAGATATTGCCAAAATTGAAGCAGGCAAAATGGATTTGGAGTTAGGTCAAGTTAGACTCAACGAGCTATTTAGCGATCTCGAAGACTTTACCAGAACCCAAGCCGAGCAGAAAAATTTAAGTTTGCAGATCCAATTACCACCTACGGCAGATGAAATTATTGTCTTAGGTAATTACCAAAGGCTATTGCAAGTGATGCTAAATTTGGTCGGGAACGCGATCAAATTTACCCATGAAGGCGGAGTCACCATTAGTGCGGATATCACCCGGAAAAAAACCATTTTTCAAAATCAAGTCCTACCGGGAATGGTGAAAGTTCGTGTTGCCGATACGGGCATTGGTGTTTCTTTAGATAAGCAAGATAAACTATTTCAATCCTTTAGCCAAGTAGACGGCTCTCGCACGCGGCAGTATGGTGGTACTGGTTTGGGATTAACAATATCCCAAAAGCTAGTTGAAGCTATGGGGGGAACGGTCAATTTTTACAGTATGGGTGAGGGACTCGGTTCCACAGTTACCTTTACAGTCCCTTTGTATCAAGAGCCGTTGATGGTATTAGGACTGGGAGATGGGGAGTGA
- a CDS encoding ribbon-helix-helix domain-containing protein, whose product MNDNIDTSDANLDKVKLSIHLDSELVDQIQHLTNDPSKVIEVAIRQWLRGETQRDDELTRTIPRTPVPPRGEWND is encoded by the coding sequence ATGAATGACAACATCGATACATCAGACGCAAACCTCGACAAGGTAAAACTCTCTATTCATTTAGATTCGGAACTCGTCGATCAAATTCAGCATTTAACTAACGATCCGAGTAAAGTGATTGAAGTCGCGATCCGTCAATGGTTGCGCGGTGAAACGCAGCGAGATGATGAACTAACCCGTACGATCCCTCGTACACCCGTACCACCGCGCGGTGAGTGGAACGATTAA
- the lepA gene encoding translation elongation factor 4 — MTDVSAERIRNFSIIAHIDHGKSTLADRLLLTTGTVAERVMKQQFLDNMELERERGITIKLQAARMNYQAKDGEAYVLNLIDTPGHVDFSYEVSRSLAACEGALLVVDASQGVEAQTLANVYLALEHDLEIIPVLNKIDLPGAEPERVIEEIEQIIGLDCSNAILASAKEGIGIDEILEAIVQRVPPPRNTINDPLRALIFDSYYDSYRGVIVYFRVMDGTVKKGDRVRLMASKKEYEIDELGVLSPNQKQVEELHAGEVGYLAAAIKAVADARVGDTITLAAKPATQALPGYTEAKPMVFCGMFPTDSDEFENLRDALEKLRLNDAALQYEPETSSAMGFGFRCGFLGLLHMEIVQERLEREYDLDLVITAPSVVYKVVTNNGEEIYVDNPSKLPAPNERESIAEPYAQVEMITPESFVGTLMELCQNRRGIFKDMKYLTQGRTTLTYELPLAEVVTDFFDQMKSRSRGYASMEYHLIGYRENPLVRLDLMINGDPVDSLAMIVHRDKAYGVGRAMAEKLKELIPRHQFKVPIQAAIGSKVIASEHIPALRKDVLAKCYGGDISRKKKLLQKQAKGKKRMKAVGTVDVPQEAFMAVLKLDGSQ; from the coding sequence ATGACAGATGTTTCCGCCGAACGCATTCGTAATTTTTCTATTATCGCTCACATCGATCATGGGAAATCAACACTAGCCGATCGCTTGTTGCTGACAACTGGTACGGTTGCGGAACGGGTGATGAAGCAGCAGTTTCTTGACAATATGGAGTTAGAACGAGAGCGCGGCATTACGATTAAGTTACAAGCGGCTCGGATGAACTATCAAGCAAAGGACGGAGAAGCTTACGTCCTGAATTTAATTGATACCCCAGGACACGTTGACTTTTCTTATGAAGTGTCTCGCTCTTTAGCAGCGTGTGAGGGAGCATTATTAGTTGTCGATGCTTCCCAAGGAGTAGAGGCGCAAACTCTAGCAAATGTCTACTTAGCCTTGGAGCATGACTTAGAAATCATTCCCGTATTGAATAAAATTGACTTGCCAGGGGCAGAACCAGAACGGGTGATTGAGGAGATCGAACAAATTATTGGCTTAGATTGCAGCAATGCAATTTTAGCATCGGCAAAAGAGGGAATCGGCATTGACGAGATTTTAGAGGCGATCGTCCAGCGCGTACCACCTCCACGTAATACGATTAACGATCCCTTACGGGCGTTAATTTTTGATAGCTACTACGATAGTTACCGAGGCGTAATCGTCTATTTTCGCGTCATGGATGGTACGGTGAAAAAAGGCGATCGCGTCCGTTTGATGGCATCGAAAAAAGAATACGAAATTGACGAATTAGGTGTCCTCTCTCCAAATCAAAAGCAAGTCGAAGAACTGCACGCCGGAGAAGTCGGTTATCTCGCCGCCGCCATTAAAGCTGTAGCCGATGCGCGGGTGGGCGATACAATTACCCTAGCAGCAAAACCAGCAACTCAGGCTTTACCAGGTTACACCGAAGCAAAGCCGATGGTATTTTGCGGGATGTTTCCCACTGACTCAGACGAGTTTGAAAATCTGCGCGATGCTCTGGAAAAGCTGAGGCTTAACGATGCAGCCTTGCAATACGAACCGGAAACCTCAAGCGCGATGGGGTTTGGTTTCCGCTGCGGTTTCTTGGGATTGTTACACATGGAAATCGTCCAAGAACGTTTAGAACGCGAATACGATTTAGATTTGGTAATTACAGCTCCATCGGTAGTTTACAAAGTAGTTACCAACAACGGCGAAGAAATTTATGTTGATAACCCCAGCAAGTTACCAGCACCCAACGAACGGGAAAGCATTGCTGAACCCTACGCTCAAGTAGAAATGATTACGCCAGAATCTTTTGTTGGCACGTTGATGGAGTTGTGTCAAAATCGGCGGGGAATCTTCAAAGATATGAAATATCTTACCCAGGGGCGCACGACATTAACTTATGAATTGCCTTTGGCAGAGGTAGTCACAGACTTTTTCGATCAAATGAAGTCGCGATCGCGCGGATATGCCAGCATGGAATATCATCTGATTGGCTACCGCGAAAATCCCTTAGTCCGCCTAGATCTGATGATCAACGGCGATCCGGTAGACTCTTTAGCAATGATCGTCCATCGTGACAAAGCCTATGGTGTCGGACGCGCGATGGCAGAAAAACTCAAAGAATTAATCCCGCGCCATCAATTTAAAGTCCCCATCCAAGCCGCCATTGGCAGCAAAGTTATCGCCAGCGAACACATTCCCGCACTGCGTAAAGACGTACTCGCCAAATGCTACGGTGGTGACATCAGCCGCAAGAAAAAACTCTTGCAAAAGCAAGCTAAAGGTAAAAAGCGAATGAAAGCCGTCGGTACGGTAGACGTACCCCAAGAAGCATTTATGGCTGTACTAAAATTGGATGGTTCGCAGTAG
- the mnmA gene encoding tRNA 2-thiouridine(34) synthase MnmA codes for MNKIVVGLSGGVDSSTAAAILHNQGYDVVGLTLWLMKGKGQCCSEGMVDAAYICEQLGIPHHIVDMREVFQTHIIDYLVSGYSDGITPLPCSQCNKTVKFSPMLQYAREKLGVDKIATGHYARITHDPTSGRYQLRRAVDRNKDQSYFLYDLTQDVLAGVVFPLGEKLKAETRQIASEYNLKTADKPESQDLCLIESHGSMREFLDRYIAPKKGEIIDATGKVLGQHDGVHHYTIGQRKGLGIAAAEPLYVIGLDPVMNRVIVGDRTTANQIECTVGRVNWVSISEPNAPIRAQVQVRYRSTAVDVTVVPLANSRVKLVFDEPQFSITPGQAAVWYDGDVVLGGGIIEKPAPN; via the coding sequence ATGAATAAAATCGTCGTCGGTCTTTCTGGTGGAGTTGACAGTTCCACCGCCGCCGCCATTCTACATAACCAAGGATATGATGTCGTTGGTCTGACCCTTTGGCTGATGAAAGGCAAAGGACAATGCTGTTCGGAGGGAATGGTAGATGCTGCGTATATCTGCGAACAATTGGGTATTCCACATCACATTGTCGATATGCGGGAAGTTTTTCAAACCCACATCATCGACTACTTAGTCTCTGGATATAGCGACGGTATTACCCCACTACCCTGTTCGCAGTGCAACAAAACGGTAAAATTCAGCCCTATGTTGCAGTATGCTAGGGAAAAATTGGGTGTAGACAAAATTGCGACGGGACACTACGCTCGAATTACTCACGACCCAACATCGGGACGTTATCAATTGCGACGAGCTGTAGATCGTAATAAGGATCAGTCGTACTTTTTATACGATTTGACCCAAGATGTTTTAGCAGGTGTCGTATTTCCATTAGGCGAAAAACTAAAAGCTGAAACGCGCCAAATCGCCTCCGAATACAATTTGAAAACAGCCGACAAGCCAGAAAGCCAAGACTTGTGCTTGATTGAAAGTCACGGTTCTATGCGGGAGTTTTTGGATAGATACATTGCTCCCAAAAAAGGCGAAATTATCGATGCTACTGGTAAGGTACTCGGACAACACGATGGCGTGCATCATTATACGATTGGGCAGCGCAAGGGTTTGGGAATTGCCGCAGCCGAACCCCTGTACGTGATTGGCTTAGATCCGGTAATGAATCGAGTGATTGTGGGCGATCGCACGACTGCTAACCAGATAGAATGTACCGTTGGGCGGGTAAACTGGGTTTCTATCTCCGAACCCAATGCACCGATTCGCGCTCAAGTCCAAGTGCGGTATCGTTCAACTGCGGTAGATGTGACAGTGGTTCCTTTGGCAAATTCTCGCGTCAAGTTGGTATTTGACGAACCCCAATTTAGCATTACCCCCGGACAAGCTGCTGTTTGGTACGACGGTGATGTTGTCCTGGGTGGTGGAATTATTGAAAAGCCAGCACCGAATTGA
- the typA gene encoding translational GTPase TypA codes for MTLPIRNVAIIAHVDHGKTTLVDALLRQSGIFREGEDVPDCVMDSNALERERGITILSKNTAVRYKETLINIVDTPGHADFGGEVERVLGMVDGCILIVDANEGPMPQTRFVLKKALEKGLRPIVVVNKIDRPQADPHGAVDKVLDLFLELGADDDQCDFPYLFASGLSGYAKEDLEAEGVDMQPLFDAILRHVPPPVGDPAKPLQLQVTTLDYSEYVGRIAIGKIHNGTIRVGQQAALIRDTGEIVKGKVTKLMGFEGLKRIDQEEASAGNIIAIAGFADANIGETITCPNEPQALPLIKVDEPTLQMTFSVNDSPFAGQEGNFVTSRQVRDRLMRELETNVALRVEETDSPDKFLVSGRGELHLGILIETMRREGYEFQVSQPQVIYREVSGQPCEPFEYLVLDVPEEAVGSCIERLGQRRGEMQDMQVGGNGRTQLDFVIPARGLVGFRGEFMRMTRGEGIMNHSFLEYRAISGEIEARRNGVLISFEEGVATFYAMKNAEDRGVFFITPGTKVYKGMIVGEHNRPQDLELNVCKTKQLTNHRAASGDELVQLQAPVDMSLERALEYIGPDELVEVTPKSIRLRKLSKKLAKR; via the coding sequence ATGACGCTCCCCATTCGCAACGTCGCCATTATCGCCCACGTCGATCACGGCAAAACTACTCTCGTTGATGCCCTCCTGAGACAATCTGGCATCTTCCGCGAAGGGGAAGACGTACCTGATTGCGTGATGGACTCAAATGCCTTGGAACGAGAGCGAGGCATTACCATCTTGTCAAAAAATACAGCGGTGCGCTACAAAGAAACGCTGATCAACATTGTCGATACTCCCGGTCACGCTGACTTTGGCGGCGAAGTCGAACGAGTTTTGGGCATGGTTGACGGTTGTATCTTGATTGTAGATGCCAACGAAGGACCGATGCCGCAAACGCGCTTCGTGCTGAAAAAAGCCCTAGAAAAGGGACTGCGCCCGATTGTTGTGGTTAATAAAATTGACCGACCCCAGGCAGATCCTCACGGTGCAGTTGATAAAGTTTTGGATCTGTTTTTGGAACTGGGTGCAGACGATGACCAGTGCGATTTCCCTTATTTATTTGCTTCTGGTTTAAGCGGCTATGCCAAAGAAGATTTAGAAGCAGAAGGGGTAGACATGCAGCCCCTATTTGATGCGATTTTACGTCACGTTCCACCACCTGTAGGCGATCCGGCAAAGCCATTGCAGTTGCAGGTCACGACTCTAGATTACTCGGAGTATGTAGGACGAATTGCGATTGGTAAAATCCATAATGGTACGATCCGCGTCGGACAGCAAGCCGCTTTGATCCGCGACACGGGGGAAATTGTTAAAGGCAAAGTCACAAAATTGATGGGCTTTGAGGGTTTAAAACGGATCGACCAAGAAGAAGCATCTGCGGGTAACATTATTGCGATCGCCGGATTTGCCGATGCTAATATTGGCGAAACGATTACCTGTCCTAACGAACCCCAGGCATTACCACTGATTAAAGTGGACGAGCCGACCTTACAAATGACATTTTCCGTCAACGACTCGCCCTTTGCCGGACAAGAAGGAAATTTTGTGACTTCCAGACAGGTACGCGATCGCTTGATGCGAGAATTGGAAACTAACGTCGCTCTGCGCGTGGAAGAAACCGACTCCCCCGATAAATTCTTAGTTTCGGGACGCGGCGAACTCCACTTGGGAATCTTAATTGAAACCATGCGACGTGAAGGTTACGAATTCCAAGTTTCTCAGCCACAGGTAATCTATCGCGAAGTCAGTGGACAACCCTGCGAACCGTTTGAATATCTGGTGTTAGACGTACCGGAAGAAGCCGTAGGTAGTTGTATCGAACGCCTGGGACAGCGTCGGGGTGAAATGCAAGATATGCAAGTTGGGGGTAACGGACGCACTCAACTCGATTTCGTCATTCCCGCCCGTGGATTAGTTGGCTTCCGAGGTGAGTTTATGCGGATGACTCGTGGTGAAGGAATTATGAACCACAGCTTCCTCGAATACCGTGCTATTTCTGGGGAAATTGAAGCCCGTCGCAACGGCGTACTGATTTCTTTTGAAGAGGGAGTAGCCACCTTCTACGCCATGAAGAATGCTGAAGACAGAGGCGTATTCTTTATCACTCCAGGTACTAAAGTCTACAAAGGTATGATTGTGGGCGAACATAACCGCCCGCAAGACTTAGAACTGAATGTTTGCAAAACCAAACAGCTAACCAACCACCGTGCTGCTAGCGGTGATGAACTAGTCCAGTTGCAAGCACCCGTAGACATGAGCCTAGAACGCGCTCTAGAGTACATTGGACCCGACGAGTTAGTAGAAGTGACCCCTAAATCGATTCGGCTGCGGAAGCTATCGAAAAAGCTGGCTAAACGATAA
- a CDS encoding helix-turn-helix domain-containing protein: MSTNGLVRLKIREFAAKEGWTLKEVSDRSGVAYGTVKTYAASPGMAMADINALRKLAQTFDVIIEDLLEVVKE, from the coding sequence ATGTCAACAAACGGATTAGTCAGGTTAAAAATTAGAGAATTTGCTGCTAAAGAAGGGTGGACGCTAAAAGAAGTTTCCGACCGATCGGGAGTAGCTTACGGTACAGTGAAAACTTATGCTGCTTCTCCTGGAATGGCAATGGCAGATATTAACGCATTGCGGAAGTTAGCGCAGACTTTTGACGTGATCATCGAAGACTTACTAGAAGTCGTAAAAGAATAG